The Eremothecium gossypii ATCC 10895 chromosome VII, complete sequence nucleotide sequence TTATACACGGCGACCAAGGAACAATGCCTGTCTTTTTCGCAGGAGGACCCAGGGGGCGGAATCGATGTGGACTCAATGTTCGAGCTGCTGATGATGCGAACACCGGAGTTGCTGGGACTGGTAAGTCTGCCGGCTATGGTACGCTTTTTTGAATGGGCCCAGCGGACGGAGACAATCGCGGCGGAGACTACGAGGGCGGTAATTACGCCAACAAGGTGCTATAATTTTCTAAAGGAGGATGTTGGAACATTTGCGCACGGTGCGGAGGTGGTTGGTGGTGTATTTGAagcgctgcagctgctgcagcagctgcagatgATCGTTTTCCGCGAGAAGCCTATGCTGCATGATAGAAACGATCCGGACTCTGCGAGCCCAATGTGGAAGCCGCTCGATTCTCCGACcacgctgcagctgctccatTCGCTCGTGCACGATAGTGCAACCGGCTCTGGGAAGCTTGGTGGGCTGGCGCATGACGATACAGCGTTGTTAAGTCGTGATATGCTTGACCGTTCGGCGGCACATGCCCATGGCCACTACCCGCAGCAGGAGCCACAAGAGTCGCAGGATGAAGAGCAGGATGCCTCACAGCTACCGCACAGCCAGAGTCTCGGACCAGAGTCGCGTTCATCAACCGCACCACAAGCATCGCATATGTTgccccagcagcagcaccaaCAGCATCATCAAGAAGAACCACAGCTACAACCAGGGGACGACCAGAAACCTAAAgttcagcagcaggtggaaGATCGTCGAAGGGACAAAGAAGAACAGGAACAGCACCAAAAGCCTCAACAACAGCAACAACAGAAATCGCAAAAGCAGCATTCACAGACTTCCACTACACCGTTGGCGAAAAGGACGCCACCACAGCCACAAGATCATCAGCATCAACAGAATCAACAGCATCAGCATCAGCATCAGCATCAAAAGCGAAATCGGCCTCAATTACATCTCCCGCTACAAAAATCTTCGACAAGTAATAGGCAGACAGTACCACTACAGCAACCCCAATCTGCGTCAAGCACCACCCCAGTTCAGTACTACTATCCTAACTATGACTCCGCGTGCAGTTCGCCATTATTCCAGCAATCAATCCCGGATATCAACCAACGAATCTACCACCTCACGCTCGAAAATAATAAACTGAAACAGCAAGATACAGTATTGATGCAACACATTAACAGCCTCAAGCAGTTAGTATCTTCTCTTCAAAAGACAGTAACGTCCATGTCCCTGGCAACTGGAACTACGCCGGTTAAAGGTAAGGTAACCAAGCTGAAACGATCTGCAGCGACAACTCCGATACGCTCAACGTTCATTAACGAATCAAACAACAGCAGCATGACCTCGATCAGTGGCGCGCTGAATTATTCTGAGAGCAACACAGCAAATGCAGCAGATGATGAACTGGTCGATCCGTTGCTGGAGAACTATGAGCCATTTATTTTAAAGACAGAACAAAGACAACAGTCGCGTTCAGCCAACCACGAACCCTCGAGTTCATCGCAAGGCATGCAAAGTGTCTTATCCTTTCAAAACGACCCGTTGTTCGATATCCCAAGAGACGACACCTCATCGCTTCTTTCATACCAGACAGTTCCCGTGCCAGACTCATCAGCATCGTATTCCAGCATGTTGGCGCGACCTGTGGGCGCGTCCGTGGATATTTCAGTGAAACCGAGTCATGTTGCTACACTCATGAGTAGCTCCCTGCAACAATCGCAGGTAGGAAGCGGGCTCCCCGGTGCAAGTCTAGGCGGCGGCTTTGCCGTACCGAAGGGCACTTCCATCTGCAGCGGGCTAAGCAACCAGCAGGCCCCGTCGAAACCTAAGAAACCCCGTCCCCGATATAAAGAAAGCCAGGGGTCCAAGCTCTCCAAGGGTATGCAATACCAGCCCCCGCTGACTGCTGACGGTAAGAATTACCTCGTCGACGACGAGGGAAAGTTCTCCATCATCATGAGCAACGACCAGGACTCAATTTACTCCATCTATAACGAATTCTACCAATCGCTCAAACTCCAGGTCGAGGCATTTGTCCAGGACTTCGGCAAGTCAAAACTCGTCCAGTTCCGCAAGAAGCGTACCTTCCAAAAGAAGAAGGCCTTCGTCTATCTTGTCGAGAAGATAGCGTACTTCACAAAGCTCTCGCCCGAGCAAGTGCTCGATATTGTCGACAACGTCCGCCTCAAAGAAGAGAAATCCGTCGTATGGGTGTGCAACAATCTCGGCGCTTTAAAGTGTGCTCTTGTCAAGTACAGGCCGGACCTCCACGACATAATTATGTCGGACCCCGACTAGCCTGTCTGCCACTTGCTTACCTTCTACATAAACTAATCTCGGTGCATCTTTGCGCAACCCCTGCTACGCCGCGGTTCAGAATACGGCGCCTACTCCGCCCACCTTATGTAAGCAGACAGTATTTTATTCCTCATGTGTCGAACACCGCTGGTATTCACGTGACCTTATCTGGTGCAAAATTCCTCGAGCCAGCACTCGGATAAATTCTCGAGCGGTGATGCAGCCAAGGAAATCTCGAGAAGCATTGTTTACGAGAACCGTGTTTGTGATTACCACAATATAATTTCCTTAATAGGTATTGCAGAACTCTGTAATCCGGTTTAATTATAGTGACAGAGGCAGCCGGGGATGGGGATAGTTGTTCAAAGATTAATTCAGAAGGAGAGTTGCATTTTTCAGAGGACAATTTATGTCACTTCTGAGCATTCCACTAAAAGACAGGTGTATTAAAACGAGCTATCGATCGATCGAAAACTAAGGGATTTAGTTTCTAGCTGAGCATCAAGAACATTGCTATATTATCCTGCAAGCCAGCTACTGCTTAAAGTGTGCTGCCAGAGTCTACCCGAGAATACCGAGAGACATAGAGACATAACAAATAGGCGGACGGGACGATGCGTTTGCACATGGGCCTGGTGGCGGCACTTGCGCCGCTCGGGGACGTTGTACGAGGGTCCCATCTGGAGAGCGTGGCGCAGCACTTTGACATAAAACATTGGCAGACCCCGCGCTTGGACCTCTCGGCGGCCCGGAACGAGCGGTTGCTAGTGTTTGACGACTTCCAAGCGTTCGAGTACTATAATTACAAAGGTCAGCAACTATTTACGGGCCAGGAGCAGCACCAGGGGAGCTCTCTCATATACTATTCCGAGGGGACGTACGTTCAGCTGGCGAAGTTGGACGATGACACAGTGGTGCGCCGCATCGTGCCTTTTGGCAGCGACAGCTTCATACTAAGTGGGACTGGGAAGCTCCAGGACCAGCGGTTGGAGCACCAGTTGATGTACAATCTTTCAACGTTGGAAGTCACCGAGATACTTCCGCAGTCATTGGAGTCTGTGAACGACATACTCGTCGACGGCGACATGGTTTACTTCGGGGGACAGTTCACATATTCCGACGGAAACAAATCCGGCCACAGTGCTGTACAATGGAATGCTACTTCACGCACCACGTCCTTGTTGCCCTTTGGCGGATTTGGAAGGGGCTCTTCGGTGAACAATATTCTAAAGTTAAGTGGAAGCGGAGTTCTATTCGTGGGGAGGTTTTCGAATCTTGAGGCGGCCTCGTATGCTGAGACAGCCTCCGTATTGGCATCGACAGAAAAGCCACAGCTAAACGTAACTACTATAGAGACGAATGCATTAACCTCACTACGATATTCCACAATTACATCGGATGGACACCTAGACAAAGGAAAGTTCATATGCCCAACTAGTAATGATGATTCATGGTTTGTACCACATTCCGGAGATGGGCCTGCAAGGGGTGAGCTAAATATTAAAGTTCTTCATCGGATCATACCTTCGAAGATCAGGATCTATAACTCCAAGAAGAACGGCAACGAAATCAAGCTCTTCCGAATAGTTACCTCGCCCTCGCAGAGCATAATGAACATGACCTACATAGACCCAAATACCGGTGAGCTAGCTACTTGTGACGCGTGGTGCCCACTTATGCCGCGCTCCAACCTTACATCAAAGGCTGCGGAAAGTGGACCTGCAGACGTGGCAAGGTTGGTAAATGACGAGAAAGTTCTTATTAAATGGACGCCTGACTACCAGGAGTTTGCATTCATTAATCAAATTCATATGGAGGAGATAAAATTTATTGCGTTAGACTCATACGGTAACAATGTTGGTTTGGTGGGGGTGGAGTTGTTTCAGACAGAATACGATGCGTATGTCAATAGTACATTGAATCAACCGAACTGCGGGGAACAGCAATTGTCCCCATTTTCCACTACTGCTAATATCTGGCACCAAGGCGCGACGGATGCGAGCTATTTATCGGCTAACGTTGTGGAAAGTAATCCAATGGTAAACGTCAAGCCGGTGATACCACATTCGGGAACTTACACACTAAACCTTTATACACCCGGGTGCGAAGATGATGGAACATGTGACTATAGAGGTATAGTAAACGTTACGCTACTTGCCAGCAACGGGACTACTTTAATGACAAGATGGATTTACCAAAACAATTACCGTCTGAAGTATGACCCATTGTACACAGGGCACTTGGACCCGAATCCGACAGTTAGAATGGAGTGGGTATCTCCAATAAACTCAGCAGTCAATAGGAAAATAATGGTTGCTGATAGAGTCAGTGCCATAATTGACTCGCTTGATGGTTTAGATGATATTCGGCATCCACGTGAAAAATCATTAAATGGTCTCTTCCAATACACCCCTGCTGGCTCTTCTTTGGATAATGGGATTCAAAAATATATCAATAAAGACCCTCAAACTGATATGCCTGAGGGCGTATCGCTAGTTGGGCAGGTGTATGACGGGAAACTAATCCTCGGCGTAAAGTCCACGGGCCACATCGCTGTGGTAACACCGAAAGGAACTGACTGGAATGACGTTGACGTAACCAGGCAGGATGTCCCAGGTTCTCTTAATGGTATATCTCCGTATTCGAAAGGTTTGGTTTTTACTGGAAAATTTAATTTGTCCTCTGGTCCATCTAGCGCATTGCACTACGATGGGAATTTTGGTTCCTTCTTTGATTTAAATTCTGAAACATCATCGATCATCAACATGACAATTGATGGGAGTGAACTTTTGCTATTCAACAACAAATTTATCTATAACACATCGACTTCACAGATGTTGACTTCTTCTATGTTCCAGTTATCCGCGCTTTCCGCTGCGGCTAACTCTAACAATGACCTTTTGTTTACCGGTTCGATAGCCGATATAAAACACGGTTCGGCACATGGAGCGGTTGCATTAGATGCGGAAGGTAATATCTTTACATCTGGGACTCCAAGCATATCTGGAGCAAGAGTCCATAGAGGAGTATACTTGAATGATACCGCTACTGCCTATGCGTATTATTCAGTAAGTCCAAATTCTAGCGTCGCTACCGGTGGAGTAGTGATTGAAACCCCAGGCAATAATTTTAATCTCTCTAACAATATCGCCACTGTTAGAGAGATGATTTATGTGAAAAAGACTAACTTTTTGGTCATTTCCACAAATGAAGTTGAAGGAACTCCAGGAGCGTTAATTCTATATGATCTCAGGACCTTGCAGGAGGTTGCGAGAGAGAAGTTGAACCCAGGAGAACGTATCAACTCTATTGTATTATTTGGCGAAGACAACACATTACTTGTAGGTGGTTCTTTTGAGAAAGATGGCTGCCACGATCTATGTCTGTACAACTTTGTGAAACGTTCATGGTCTGCATTCGCCAGTGGACTTATCAGTGGTGAAATCAAACAGCTACAATTTGTTAACAATCGAAACTTGATAGCTGTAGGTTCGATGACCGTTCAGTCCAGACCAAATATTCTATTTCTAAACTTTGACTTGGTGCGTTCTAGAGTTGTAGAACAACATGAACAGCCAAATGGACGTGCTTTCAATAGCGTATTAACGATTGGAGATTCAGGAGATGAGTATGTGGCCGAAGACGGCAAACAAGTGTGGCACTATTCTGGTAGTGAATGGAAAACTGTGACCCCTTTATCTGGTGGGCAGATTCGTATAGATGGAATAAGCTTGCTCATGTTGAACAACCCCAGGTCTCAAAATAAACGGAACCGGGTTGGTAATGAACTGGTTGTTATTCACGGACAAATGAATTCTTCGGAATATGGGGAGATTAACGCCATGCACTATAACTTTGAAAATTGGGAACCATATTATTTTACTATAGGCAGCAGTGCCAGGGAGGAGTTTAACGTCCCTAGAGGCCAAATTTTTCTGAATCAAGATATTTCCCGCCAGACAACCACTTCGCTCCCCTTGGAGGTTGTTGTTTCCGACTCGCCTCCCACAGCAGAGCCGAAACGAAAGCTAGCGAAGGGGTATGTTGTTTTGATTGCATTAGGACTTGCGTTAGCAACAATTGCCCTACTAGGTATTATTGGGGTTATTCTGGCTTATGCATTTGGAGACCATAATGCCTATCAGCCATTAAAACCTAGAATAAATGAGGATGAAATGTTAAAGACAGTACCGCCAGAAAAGTTGATGAAATTTATTTAAAACGGGGTCTGAAAATAGGAAGTGATTAAATTGTATAAAATAAGCAAACTAGAAAGTGTAGCATCAAATATTGTTATATTAGTGTACTATTGTAAATTGTATCTTTGATCTTAAAACTTAAAAGTCACAGCTTTTAAGTTCCAAAATCAAAGGCTAAGGATGATAAAAAGAAAATTAATTATATGTTCCCGAAATTAATGATTTCTATGTTCAGCTAAAGACTGCACGGTTTCCTCGTGAACTACCATGTCTACTAATCTGCTCAACAATGTCCCATCGGCATTAGCAAACCCTAAATTACGATATACCTTGTTGCATCCCTTAAGGGACCAAGCGCCTTGCCTTATATGTCCATACTCTAGCCATTTCTTTGCTGCCAATAAGCGGAATACTGCTTCC carries:
- a CDS encoding transcription activator GCR1-like domain-containing protein (NOHBY738; No homolog in Saccharomyces cerevisiae; Syntenic homolog of Kluyveromyces lactis KLLA0F19019g and KLLA0F18997g); amino-acid sequence: MNIASGADERGTSGHIEGRLLVVQQLVRSMLVRLRQQEDLYQLYTATKEQCLSFSQEDPGGGIDVDSMFELLMMRTPELLGLVSLPAMVRFFEWAQRTETIAAETTRAVITPTRCYNFLKEDVGTFAHGAEVVGGVFEALQLLQQLQMIVFREKPMLHDRNDPDSASPMWKPLDSPTTLQLLHSLVHDSATGSGKLGGLAHDDTALLSRDMLDRSAAHAHGHYPQQEPQESQDEEQDASQLPHSQSLGPESRSSTAPQASHMLPQQQHQQHHQEEPQLQPGDDQKPKVQQQVEDRRRDKEEQEQHQKPQQQQQQKSQKQHSQTSTTPLAKRTPPQPQDHQHQQNQQHQHQHQHQKRNRPQLHLPLQKSSTSNRQTVPLQQPQSASSTTPVQYYYPNYDSACSSPLFQQSIPDINQRIYHLTLENNKLKQQDTVLMQHINSLKQLVSSLQKTVTSMSLATGTTPVKGKVTKLKRSAATTPIRSTFINESNNSSMTSISGALNYSESNTANAADDELVDPLLENYEPFILKTEQRQQSRSANHEPSSSSQGMQSVLSFQNDPLFDIPRDDTSSLLSYQTVPVPDSSASYSSMLARPVGASVDISVKPSHVATLMSSSLQQSQVGSGLPGASLGGGFAVPKGTSICSGLSNQQAPSKPKKPRPRYKESQGSKLSKGMQYQPPLTADGKNYLVDDEGKFSIIMSNDQDSIYSIYNEFYQSLKLQVEAFVQDFGKSKLVQFRKKRTFQKKKAFVYLVEKIAYFTKLSPEQVLDIVDNVRLKEEKSVVWVCNNLGALKCALVKYRPDLHDIIMSDPD
- the RAX2 gene encoding Rax2p (Syntenic homolog of Saccharomyces cerevisiae YLR084C (RAX2)) — its product is MRLHMGLVAALAPLGDVVRGSHLESVAQHFDIKHWQTPRLDLSAARNERLLVFDDFQAFEYYNYKGQQLFTGQEQHQGSSLIYYSEGTYVQLAKLDDDTVVRRIVPFGSDSFILSGTGKLQDQRLEHQLMYNLSTLEVTEILPQSLESVNDILVDGDMVYFGGQFTYSDGNKSGHSAVQWNATSRTTSLLPFGGFGRGSSVNNILKLSGSGVLFVGRFSNLEAASYAETASVLASTEKPQLNVTTIETNALTSLRYSTITSDGHLDKGKFICPTSNDDSWFVPHSGDGPARGELNIKVLHRIIPSKIRIYNSKKNGNEIKLFRIVTSPSQSIMNMTYIDPNTGELATCDAWCPLMPRSNLTSKAAESGPADVARLVNDEKVLIKWTPDYQEFAFINQIHMEEIKFIALDSYGNNVGLVGVELFQTEYDAYVNSTLNQPNCGEQQLSPFSTTANIWHQGATDASYLSANVVESNPMVNVKPVIPHSGTYTLNLYTPGCEDDGTCDYRGIVNVTLLASNGTTLMTRWIYQNNYRLKYDPLYTGHLDPNPTVRMEWVSPINSAVNRKIMVADRVSAIIDSLDGLDDIRHPREKSLNGLFQYTPAGSSLDNGIQKYINKDPQTDMPEGVSLVGQVYDGKLILGVKSTGHIAVVTPKGTDWNDVDVTRQDVPGSLNGISPYSKGLVFTGKFNLSSGPSSALHYDGNFGSFFDLNSETSSIINMTIDGSELLLFNNKFIYNTSTSQMLTSSMFQLSALSAAANSNNDLLFTGSIADIKHGSAHGAVALDAEGNIFTSGTPSISGARVHRGVYLNDTATAYAYYSVSPNSSVATGGVVIETPGNNFNLSNNIATVREMIYVKKTNFLVISTNEVEGTPGALILYDLRTLQEVAREKLNPGERINSIVLFGEDNTLLVGGSFEKDGCHDLCLYNFVKRSWSAFASGLISGEIKQLQFVNNRNLIAVGSMTVQSRPNILFLNFDLVRSRVVEQHEQPNGRAFNSVLTIGDSGDEYVAEDGKQVWHYSGSEWKTVTPLSGGQIRIDGISLLMLNNPRSQNKRNRVGNELVVIHGQMNSSEYGEINAMHYNFENWEPYYFTIGSSAREEFNVPRGQIFLNQDISRQTTTSLPLEVVVSDSPPTAEPKRKLAKGYVVLIALGLALATIALLGIIGVILAYAFGDHNAYQPLKPRINEDEMLKTVPPEKLMKFI